A DNA window from Roseovarius sp. Pro17 contains the following coding sequences:
- the rfbB gene encoding dTDP-glucose 4,6-dehydratase, translating to MKILVTGGAGFIGSAVVRQAVARGHGVVNVDCLTYAACLENVAPVADDPLYAFEQVDIRDRDALNRIFADHRPDTVMHLAAESHVDRSIDAPGAFIDTNVTGTYNMLEAARAYWIEADKPAGFRFHHISTDEVYGSLPADPKVLFTEDTPYDPRSPYSASKASSDHLVRAWFETYGLPTLITNCSNNYGPYHFPEKLIPVIILNALAGKALPIYGDGSNIRDWLFVEDHADALLTVLERAAPGTTYNIGGENERTNLELVRTLCDILDEKQPKTKGTYADQITFVTDRPGHDARYAIDPSRIRADLGWRPSVTIEEGLARTVDWYLANEDWWHPLLTRAGVGKRLGTGT from the coding sequence ATGAAGATCCTCGTGACAGGCGGCGCGGGGTTCATCGGCTCCGCCGTGGTGCGCCAAGCGGTGGCACGCGGGCACGGCGTGGTCAACGTTGATTGCCTGACCTATGCCGCATGCCTCGAAAACGTCGCGCCGGTGGCCGACGATCCGCTCTATGCATTTGAGCAGGTAGATATTCGCGACCGCGACGCGCTGAACCGGATCTTTGCAGATCATCGGCCTGATACTGTGATGCACCTCGCGGCCGAGAGCCATGTAGACCGCTCTATCGACGCGCCCGGCGCGTTCATCGACACCAACGTAACCGGGACCTACAATATGCTGGAGGCCGCGCGCGCCTATTGGATTGAGGCGGACAAGCCCGCAGGCTTTCGTTTTCACCATATCAGCACCGATGAGGTCTATGGCTCGCTGCCCGCCGATCCGAAAGTCCTGTTCACCGAGGACACGCCATATGATCCGCGCAGCCCCTATTCGGCGTCCAAGGCATCGTCGGACCATTTGGTGCGGGCGTGGTTCGAAACCTACGGGCTGCCCACGCTCATCACCAACTGCTCGAACAATTACGGGCCTTACCACTTTCCCGAAAAGCTGATCCCGGTGATCATCCTCAATGCGCTGGCAGGCAAGGCGCTGCCGATCTACGGCGACGGATCGAACATTCGTGACTGGCTATTTGTCGAGGATCACGCCGATGCGCTGCTGACAGTGTTGGAACGCGCCGCGCCGGGCACCACCTACAATATTGGCGGCGAGAATGAGCGCACCAATCTGGAGTTGGTGCGCACCCTCTGCGACATCTTGGATGAAAAACAGCCCAAGACGAAGGGCACCTACGCCGATCAGATCACCTTCGTCACCGACCGACCCGGCCATGACGCGCGCTATGCGATCGACCCGTCGCGCATTCGCGCCGATTTGGGCTGGCGGCCCAGCGTCACGATCGAAGAGGGGTTGGCGCGCACGGTCGATTGGTATCTGGCGAACGAGGATTGGTGGCACCCGCTGCTGACCCGCGCCGGCGTGGGCAAGCGGCTGGGAACCGGCACATGA
- the rfbC gene encoding dTDP-4-dehydrorhamnose 3,5-epimerase — protein sequence MQIDPTDLPDVLMVTPRRFGDDRGWFSETFNAAQMAAAGIDIPWVQDNHSLSAAKGTLRGLHYQRPPHAQDKLVRCSRGAILDVAVDFREGSPHFGRWVSAELSAENGRQIFVPKGFLHGFLTLSDNTEVQYKCSDIYAPDCDGAVAWDDPDIGVDWGVLQPVLSDKDRNAPRLADAPRPFRWDGAR from the coding sequence ATGCAGATCGACCCCACCGACCTTCCCGACGTGCTGATGGTGACGCCCCGCCGCTTTGGCGACGATCGTGGCTGGTTCAGCGAGACATTCAATGCTGCGCAGATGGCCGCTGCAGGAATCGACATTCCTTGGGTGCAGGACAATCATTCGTTGTCCGCGGCCAAGGGCACGCTTCGCGGCCTGCATTATCAGCGCCCACCCCACGCTCAGGACAAACTGGTGCGCTGCTCACGTGGCGCGATCCTGGACGTGGCAGTGGATTTTCGCGAGGGGTCGCCGCATTTCGGGCGCTGGGTCTCGGCCGAGTTGTCGGCTGAAAACGGGCGCCAGATATTTGTGCCAAAGGGCTTTCTGCACGGTTTTCTGACCCTGAGCGACAATACCGAGGTGCAGTATAAATGCAGCGACATCTACGCGCCCGATTGTGATGGTGCCGTCGCGTGGGACGACCCTGATATTGGCGTCGACTGGGGCGTTTTGCAGCCAGTGCTTTCGGACAAGGATCGCAATGCGCCGCGTCTCGCCGATGCGCCACGCCCGTTTCGCTGGGACGGCGCGCGATGA
- a CDS encoding redoxin domain-containing protein, with the protein MTQAPELTVAQWFNTPRDLKLADMRGKVVVIEAFQMLCPGCILHGIPLAQSVQRMFSPEQVAVIGLHTVFEHHQAMTPVSLQAFLHEFRVTFPVAVDAPGPGGMPLTMAAYQMRGTPSLLIIDQRGALRAHHFGQVSNLQLGAEIASLCACETMWRPPKGAQVLGSGSTA; encoded by the coding sequence GTGACACAAGCCCCCGAGTTGACGGTCGCGCAGTGGTTCAACACGCCGCGCGACCTGAAACTGGCCGACATGCGCGGCAAGGTCGTCGTTATCGAAGCATTCCAGATGCTGTGTCCGGGATGCATCCTGCATGGAATTCCGCTGGCACAATCGGTTCAGCGCATGTTTTCGCCCGAGCAGGTGGCAGTTATCGGCCTGCACACCGTGTTTGAGCATCATCAGGCGATGACCCCGGTGTCGCTGCAAGCGTTCCTGCACGAGTTCAGGGTTACCTTTCCGGTGGCAGTCGATGCCCCCGGACCGGGCGGCATGCCCCTGACCATGGCAGCCTATCAAATGCGCGGCACGCCAAGCCTGTTGATCATCGACCAGCGCGGCGCGTTACGCGCACATCACTTCGGGCAAGTGTCCAACCTGCAATTGGGCGCCGAGATTGCCTCGCTGTGTGCTTGCGAAACGATGTGGCGACCCCCAAAAGGCGCGCAAGTTTTGGGATCAGGCAGCACCGCCTGA
- a CDS encoding hexameric tyrosine-coordinated heme protein yields the protein MSDTWLPSLRTATPQEGYDLAVKLSRVAVKMTQPDADARTRLREVYENDASALIAVSAVVATHFQTVAKANKYWADT from the coding sequence ATGTCAGATACCTGGTTGCCATCGCTACGGACCGCCACACCGCAGGAGGGCTATGACCTGGCGGTCAAGCTTTCGCGGGTTGCCGTCAAAATGACCCAACCTGACGCCGATGCGCGCACCCGCTTGCGCGAGGTCTATGAGAATGATGCGTCAGCGCTGATCGCGGTGTCGGCGGTCGTTGCCACGCATTTTCAGACAGTCGCCAAAGCCAACAAGTATTGGGCGGACACGTGA
- a CDS encoding MarR family winged helix-turn-helix transcriptional regulator, with the protein MMQTEQIRALINRLARLDSAENWDGTLNPAQRAALDYLARANRFSRSPSHVADFLGTTRGTTSQTLKALMRKGFVAEERSDMDRRSISYRLTDAGRRMVGTRSLLLTVLEEMPENDRAQIESSMQRLLNLAMRKNGSKPFGICRTCRHFKPTGAGGYCKLLQVALDPAETEQICHEQEPA; encoded by the coding sequence ATGATGCAAACTGAACAAATACGCGCGCTGATCAACCGCCTCGCGCGCTTGGACTCAGCGGAAAATTGGGACGGGACGCTGAATCCGGCGCAGCGTGCCGCGCTCGACTATCTTGCGCGCGCCAATCGCTTTTCGCGATCCCCCTCCCACGTCGCCGATTTTCTCGGGACGACACGGGGAACAACGTCCCAGACCTTGAAGGCACTCATGCGCAAAGGGTTTGTGGCCGAAGAACGCTCGGACATGGACAGGCGTTCAATCAGCTATCGGCTGACGGATGCAGGGCGGAGGATGGTTGGAACCAGATCTCTGCTGCTGACGGTGCTAGAAGAGATGCCCGAGAATGACCGTGCCCAGATCGAATCCTCCATGCAGCGTTTGTTGAACTTAGCAATGCGCAAGAACGGCTCAAAGCCCTTTGGCATCTGCCGCACCTGCCGACATTTCAAGCCGACAGGTGCCGGAGGCTATTGCAAGCTTTTGCAGGTTGCGCTGGACCCTGCGGAGACAGAACAGATTTGCCACGAGCAGGAGCCTGCCTGA
- a CDS encoding MOSC domain-containing protein — MTQFDSYVIEGLFVGPARERWAGKPASAIDKTSAEGPQSLTLTGFEMDQQADLTVHGGPQKAVHHYPADHYADWQAEGMIPPGTHPAAFGENISTHGLLETEVCIGDIFRIGTALVQISQGRQPCWKLNMHTEKDQMAHLFQKTLRTGWYYRVLETGIVSQGDTIQLVERPQPNWPVATVTHARLNGQTARRNAKELAQLSELAPGWRKAFARIAEGNVTEDTSKRLG, encoded by the coding sequence ATGACCCAGTTCGATTCCTACGTGATTGAGGGCCTTTTTGTGGGTCCTGCCCGGGAGCGGTGGGCCGGCAAACCCGCGTCGGCCATTGACAAGACTTCTGCCGAGGGGCCGCAATCATTGACCCTTACCGGGTTCGAAATGGATCAACAGGCGGACCTGACGGTGCATGGCGGCCCGCAAAAGGCGGTGCATCACTATCCCGCCGATCACTATGCGGATTGGCAGGCCGAAGGCATGATCCCCCCCGGCACCCACCCTGCAGCCTTTGGCGAGAATATCTCGACCCACGGGCTGCTGGAAACTGAGGTTTGCATTGGGGATATCTTTCGCATTGGAACAGCCCTTGTGCAGATCAGCCAAGGGCGGCAGCCCTGCTGGAAGCTGAATATGCACACCGAAAAGGATCAGATGGCCCATCTATTTCAAAAAACGTTGCGCACAGGATGGTATTACCGCGTTCTAGAGACGGGCATTGTCAGCCAAGGTGATACAATCCAGTTGGTTGAGCGGCCACAGCCGAACTGGCCTGTCGCGACCGTCACCCATGCGCGTCTGAATGGACAAACGGCCCGGCGCAACGCCAAGGAGCTGGCGCAACTCTCTGAATTGGCACCGGGTTGGCGCAAGGCCTTTGCCCGCATTGCAGAGGGAAATGTGACTGAAGACACAAGCAAAAGGTTGGGCTGA
- a CDS encoding SpoVR family protein yields MPEQSGSAPLFESTEWNFDAIQRSYDAIEKIAIDDLKLDVYPNQIEIISAQQMVDAYSSNGMPLMYRHWSFGKRFVHDERLYRKGARGLAYEIVINSNPCISYCLEDNSMALQALVIAHAAFGHNHFFKNNHLFRQWSDAEGILDYLEYAREFIARCEEKHGDHEVEQLLDAAHSLMHTSVFRHRRPASISLREERARQRERLRDEEAAVHYLWNSFERARPQRIVDEHVRERKRAMKLPEENLLYFLERHSPILEPWQREILRIVRNIAQYFYPQRQTKVMNEGCACFVHYYIMNALHSSGRLSDGAMFEILHNHTNVLTQPDFDAPHSAGINPYALGFAMMQDIRRVCENPTPEDHEWFPDIAGVDDWRGVLQDAWANYRDESFVQQFLGPEVIRRFHLFALADDAKDSFCTVSAIHDSRGYHAVRDVMVANLDISGSDPDIQVVDVDLLGDRWLKLCHVQRDHVPLDAETRDATLDNIRSLWGYDVVLEERSD; encoded by the coding sequence ATGCCTGAACAATCTGGCTCTGCGCCGCTTTTCGAGTCCACCGAGTGGAATTTCGACGCGATCCAACGCAGCTATGACGCGATCGAAAAGATTGCGATCGATGATCTCAAGCTGGACGTTTATCCCAATCAGATCGAGATCATCTCAGCCCAGCAGATGGTCGACGCCTATTCGTCGAACGGTATGCCGCTGATGTATCGCCATTGGTCGTTCGGCAAACGCTTTGTGCATGACGAGCGGCTTTATCGCAAAGGCGCGCGCGGGCTGGCCTATGAGATCGTCATCAACTCGAACCCCTGCATCAGTTATTGCCTCGAAGACAACAGCATGGCCTTGCAGGCGCTGGTGATCGCGCACGCGGCATTCGGTCACAATCATTTTTTTAAGAATAACCATCTGTTTCGGCAATGGAGCGACGCTGAAGGGATACTCGACTATCTCGAATATGCGCGTGAGTTCATCGCGCGTTGCGAAGAGAAGCATGGCGATCACGAGGTCGAACAGCTTCTTGATGCCGCCCATTCATTGATGCACACCAGCGTGTTTCGCCACCGCCGTCCTGCCAGCATCTCGCTGCGCGAGGAGCGGGCCAGACAGCGCGAGCGACTGCGCGACGAGGAGGCGGCGGTGCATTACCTCTGGAATTCGTTCGAGCGTGCCCGACCCCAGAGAATTGTTGACGAACATGTGCGCGAACGCAAACGCGCGATGAAGCTGCCCGAGGAAAACCTGCTCTATTTTCTAGAGCGCCACAGCCCGATACTGGAGCCGTGGCAGCGCGAAATACTGCGCATTGTGCGTAACATCGCACAGTATTTCTATCCCCAGCGGCAGACCAAGGTGATGAACGAGGGCTGCGCGTGTTTCGTCCACTATTACATCATGAACGCACTGCACAGTTCGGGCCGTCTGAGCGACGGTGCCATGTTCGAGATTTTGCACAATCATACCAACGTTCTGACGCAACCGGATTTCGATGCGCCACACTCTGCAGGGATCAACCCCTACGCGCTTGGGTTTGCCATGATGCAGGATATCCGGCGCGTCTGCGAAAACCCGACGCCCGAAGATCACGAATGGTTCCCAGATATCGCAGGCGTAGACGACTGGCGCGGCGTGTTGCAGGATGCCTGGGCCAATTACCGCGACGAAAGTTTCGTGCAACAATTCCTCGGACCAGAGGTGATACGCCGGTTCCACTTGTTCGCGTTAGCCGACGACGCCAAGGATTCCTTTTGCACGGTCAGCGCGATCCATGACTCGCGCGGCTATCACGCGGTGCGTGACGTCATGGTTGCCAATCTCGACATTTCAGGGTCGGATCCGGATATTCAGGTGGTCGATGTGGACCTGCTGGGCGATCGCTGGCTCAAGCTGTGTCATGTCCAGCGCGATCATGTCCCTCTCGACGCCGAAACGCGCGACGCGACGCTAGATAATATTCGCAGCCTTTGGGGCTATGACGTCGTACTGGAGGAGCGTAGCGACTGA
- a CDS encoding YeaH/YhbH family protein, whose amino-acid sequence MAHLVDRRLNPKGKSHGNRRRFIGRVRAAVKNAVDESVRNRDIADADGEKMITVPAKGIAEPSFRHAAKGGRRQWVLSGNRSFSVGDRIRKPPSGAPGGGGREGSADGEGEDDFLFLLTRNEFLELYFEDLELPDLVKRSLKEIKAAKPIRMGYTVAGTPANLSVMRTMRNAYGRRIAMRRPKIRDLDDLILRIQALEALDMPDAAELAELGELRERVDLLRKRQRSVPFVDPLDVRYKFFEMRPEPSSKAVMFCLMDVSASMGEREKDLAKRFFVLLHLFLKQRYDKIELVFIRHTQTASEVDEETFFHSRETGGTVVSTALKQMKEVINQRYPPSEWNIYAAQASDGENYGGDSEVCADLLQEALMPLCQYFAYIEILQESEVKLMNSDDNGMELWRAYRKVAGHCPNFAMKRIATPADIYPVFRELFVKKGQGVSDA is encoded by the coding sequence ATGGCCCATTTGGTTGATCGCCGCCTGAATCCGAAAGGCAAAAGCCACGGCAATCGCCGTCGCTTTATCGGGCGCGTCCGTGCGGCGGTGAAAAACGCAGTTGATGAGAGCGTGCGCAATCGGGACATCGCGGATGCCGATGGCGAGAAAATGATCACGGTGCCCGCAAAGGGCATCGCCGAGCCCAGTTTTCGCCACGCTGCCAAGGGCGGGCGGCGCCAGTGGGTGCTAAGCGGTAACCGGAGTTTCAGCGTCGGCGACCGGATCAGGAAACCGCCCTCGGGCGCGCCCGGCGGAGGTGGCCGCGAGGGGTCTGCGGATGGCGAGGGCGAGGATGATTTCCTGTTCCTGCTGACGCGCAACGAGTTCCTGGAGCTTTACTTCGAGGATCTGGAGCTGCCCGATCTGGTCAAGCGCAGCCTGAAAGAGATCAAGGCCGCCAAGCCGATACGCATGGGATATACGGTTGCTGGGACGCCGGCCAATCTCAGCGTCATGCGCACGATGCGCAATGCGTATGGCAGGCGCATAGCGATGCGTCGCCCCAAAATTCGCGACCTCGATGATCTGATCTTGCGCATTCAGGCGCTTGAGGCGCTGGACATGCCCGATGCCGCAGAACTGGCGGAATTGGGAGAGTTGCGCGAGCGGGTGGACCTGCTGCGCAAACGGCAGCGCAGTGTGCCCTTCGTCGATCCGCTGGATGTGCGCTACAAGTTTTTCGAGATGCGTCCCGAACCGTCGTCCAAGGCCGTGATGTTTTGCCTGATGGACGTCTCCGCCTCGATGGGCGAGCGTGAAAAAGACCTCGCCAAGCGGTTTTTCGTCCTGCTGCACCTCTTTCTCAAGCAGCGCTATGACAAGATCGAGCTTGTTTTTATCCGCCACACCCAGACCGCCAGCGAGGTCGACGAAGAGACGTTCTTTCACTCTCGCGAGACGGGCGGCACCGTGGTCAGCACCGCGCTGAAGCAGATGAAAGAGGTCATCAACCAGCGATACCCACCGTCCGAGTGGAACATATACGCTGCGCAGGCATCGGACGGCGAAAATTACGGCGGCGATTCCGAGGTTTGCGCCGATTTGCTGCAAGAGGCCCTGATGCCGCTCTGTCAATATTTCGCCTATATCGAAATTTTGCAGGAATCCGAGGTCAAGCTGATGAACAGCGACGACAATGGCATGGAACTGTGGCGCGCCTACCGCAAGGTTGCGGGCCATTGCCCCAACTTCGCAATGAAGCGGATAGCGACCCCCGCCGACATTTACCCGGTGTTTCGCGAGCTTTTCGTCAAAAAAGGGCAGGGGGTGTCTGATGCCTGA
- a CDS encoding PrkA family serine protein kinase — translation MEVFDQFAEEYGRTKLVEMTLQDYLLGCREDSGLRATAAERMVSAIGEPELIDTSQDQRLSRIFLNRTIKRYKPFEDLFGIEETIERIVGFFRHASQGLEERKQILYMLGPVGGGKSTLAEVLKNLMEREPIYVLKAGNDISPIFESPLGLFDRAQMGDLLESKYNIPKRLLNGLISPWAVKRLTELDGDVSKFTVVKLYPSKLRQICVAKTEPGDENNQDISSLVGKLDIRKLEDFSQNDPDAYSYSGALNRTTQGMMEFVEMFKAPIKVLHPLLTATQEGSYVGTENIGAIPYQGVIVAHSNEAEWRQFKTNKNNEAFLDRISVVNVPYCLRASDETRIYQKLLDESSLNDASCAPETLEMLGRFSVLTRLKEHENSPLYSKLRVYDGETLKDTDPNARSAQEYRDAAGVDEGMNGMSTRFAFKVLSETFNHDTEEISADPVHLFYALEQAIKRDQMPEETESSYLAFMKDELAPRYAEFIGNEIQKAYLESYSDYGQNLFDRYIAYADAWIEDQDYKDADTGQLFDREILEQELEKIEKPVGIANPKDFRNEVVKFVLRTRAENHGKNPDWRKYEKLRRVIEKRMFGQIEDLLPIVSFGAKRDKETEAKHNEFIDRMIDRGYTRRQVRRLVEWYMRVNKAG, via the coding sequence ATGGAAGTTTTCGATCAGTTCGCAGAGGAATACGGGCGCACAAAGCTCGTTGAAATGACGCTGCAGGATTATCTGCTGGGATGCCGCGAAGACTCGGGGCTACGGGCGACTGCGGCGGAACGGATGGTGTCGGCCATCGGGGAACCCGAGCTGATCGACACCAGTCAGGATCAGCGGCTAAGCCGGATTTTCCTTAACCGGACGATCAAACGATACAAGCCGTTCGAGGATCTCTTTGGCATTGAGGAGACTATTGAACGCATTGTCGGCTTCTTTCGCCATGCCAGTCAGGGCCTCGAGGAACGCAAGCAGATCCTCTATATGCTGGGCCCGGTCGGGGGCGGCAAATCAACCCTCGCCGAAGTGCTTAAAAACCTGATGGAGCGCGAGCCGATCTATGTGCTGAAGGCTGGCAATGACATCAGCCCGATCTTTGAATCGCCTCTGGGCCTGTTTGATCGCGCACAAATGGGCGACCTGCTGGAGAGCAAATATAACATCCCCAAAAGACTGCTGAACGGCCTCATATCGCCTTGGGCCGTCAAAAGGCTGACCGAGCTTGATGGCGATGTGTCCAAGTTCACGGTCGTCAAACTCTACCCATCAAAGCTGCGCCAAATTTGCGTCGCCAAGACTGAGCCCGGCGATGAAAATAATCAGGACATTTCATCGCTGGTCGGCAAGCTCGATATTCGCAAACTGGAGGATTTCAGCCAGAACGATCCCGACGCCTACAGCTATTCCGGCGCGCTGAACCGCACGACGCAAGGCATGATGGAGTTCGTCGAGATGTTCAAAGCACCGATCAAGGTGCTGCACCCCTTGCTGACCGCAACTCAGGAAGGGTCATATGTCGGGACCGAGAATATCGGCGCCATTCCCTATCAGGGCGTCATCGTCGCACATTCCAACGAGGCCGAATGGCGGCAATTTAAGACCAACAAAAACAACGAGGCATTTCTCGATCGTATCAGCGTCGTCAATGTGCCCTATTGCCTGCGGGCCAGCGACGAGACCCGGATTTATCAGAAACTGCTCGATGAGAGCAGCCTCAATGATGCATCCTGCGCGCCCGAAACGTTAGAGATGCTGGGCCGTTTCAGTGTGCTTACCCGCCTGAAAGAGCATGAGAACTCTCCGCTTTATTCCAAGCTGCGCGTCTATGACGGTGAAACGCTGAAAGATACCGACCCCAACGCGCGCTCAGCGCAGGAATATCGCGATGCTGCAGGTGTCGACGAGGGTATGAACGGGATGTCGACGCGGTTTGCGTTCAAGGTATTGTCCGAGACCTTCAACCACGACACCGAGGAAATCTCGGCAGATCCGGTGCATTTGTTCTATGCGCTGGAGCAGGCAATAAAACGCGACCAGATGCCCGAAGAGACCGAGAGCAGCTATCTGGCCTTCATGAAGGACGAACTTGCCCCGCGCTATGCGGAATTTATCGGCAACGAAATTCAGAAGGCCTATCTGGAATCCTATTCCGACTACGGTCAGAACCTGTTTGATCGCTACATCGCCTATGCCGACGCATGGATCGAGGATCAGGATTACAAGGATGCCGATACCGGCCAGCTCTTTGATCGCGAAATTCTGGAGCAGGAACTGGAAAAGATCGAGAAGCCCGTCGGGATCGCCAACCCCAAGGACTTCCGCAACGAAGTGGTCAAGTTTGTGCTGCGCACGCGGGCCGAAAACCACGGCAAGAACCCGGACTGGCGCAAGTATGAAAAGCTGCGCCGCGTCATCGAAAAGCGGATGTTCGGGCAGATCGAGGATCTGTTGCCCATCGTCAGTTTCGGCGCCAAGCGCGACAAGGAAACCGAAGCCAAGCACAACGAGTTTATCGATCGTATGATTGACCGGGGTTACACGCGCCGACAGGTCAGACGTCTGGTGGAATGGTACATGCGGGTCAACAAGGCAGGGTAA
- a CDS encoding fatty acid desaturase, translated as MNTGTVTEKRSVSLVGILARYRQPSPVRSVFELSITAVSFFTLWILTALAAVNGFWWGLLLTIPAAGFLVRLFVLQHDCGHGALFAGRRLNDWIGRTIGVLTLTPYDYWRRTHATHHATAGDLGNRGMGEISTLTVAEYRALPWWGRMRYWLYRHPIVLFGLAPAWLFIFQYRLPLGLMRAGMQPWVSTFVTNLGIALPVVILIWLMGIGPFLLVQLPITIMSATIGVWLFYVQHQFPDTHWSEGDEWNFQSAALHGSSHYDLPLMLRWFTGNIGIHHVHHLCCRVPFYRLPQILRDHPELRDIGRITLLQSLGCVRLTLWDEHAKQLISFRQARLSAGNPAL; from the coding sequence ATGAACACAGGCACCGTGACAGAAAAGAGAAGTGTTTCGTTGGTAGGAATTCTGGCGCGTTATCGTCAGCCCAGCCCGGTGCGCAGCGTGTTCGAATTGAGCATCACCGCCGTCTCTTTTTTCACTCTTTGGATACTGACCGCTTTGGCGGCCGTGAACGGTTTTTGGTGGGGCCTTTTGCTGACCATTCCCGCGGCTGGATTTCTGGTTCGCTTGTTCGTGCTACAGCATGATTGCGGTCATGGCGCCCTGTTCGCGGGCCGCCGGCTCAACGATTGGATCGGCCGCACGATTGGTGTCCTGACATTGACGCCCTATGATTATTGGCGTCGCACCCACGCAACGCATCACGCAACGGCAGGTGATCTGGGCAATCGCGGTATGGGCGAAATCAGCACCCTGACCGTGGCCGAGTATCGCGCCCTGCCTTGGTGGGGACGCATGCGCTATTGGCTCTATCGTCATCCTATTGTGCTGTTCGGCCTCGCGCCTGCGTGGCTCTTTATCTTTCAATACCGGTTGCCCCTTGGCCTCATGCGGGCGGGAATGCAGCCTTGGGTATCGACCTTCGTGACCAATCTGGGCATCGCGCTGCCGGTTGTTATCCTGATCTGGCTGATGGGTATCGGGCCGTTCCTTTTGGTGCAATTGCCGATCACCATTATGTCGGCGACCATCGGTGTCTGGCTGTTTTATGTCCAGCACCAGTTCCCCGATACGCATTGGTCCGAGGGTGATGAATGGAATTTTCAAAGCGCCGCACTTCATGGCAGTTCTCACTATGATCTTCCGCTGATGCTACGTTGGTTCACCGGCAATATCGGCATCCATCATGTGCATCATTTATGTTGCCGGGTGCCGTTCTACCGTTTGCCTCAGATCCTGCGCGATCACCCCGAATTGCGCGATATCGGGCGTATTACACTGCTGCAAAGCTTGGGCTGCGTCAGGCTGACGCTCTGGGACGAACATGCCAAACAACTGATTTCGTTCCGCCAAGCGCGCCTGTCTGCTGGCAATCCCGCCCTATAA
- a CDS encoding carbon-nitrogen hydrolase family protein codes for MMPFAIAGVQMYVNALQSNVDGMIHRLDLLMSRFPWTQMVLFSELAPFGPLTKFSLPLRNETVDRFCEAARRHNIWLIPGSMFETAEDGRIYNTSTVINPAGEIVCNYRKIFPFRPYEGGVEAGTDFCVFDVPDVGRFGLSICYDMWFPETTRQMTSQGVEVLLHPVLTGTTDREAELSIARATAAQFQCYVIDVNGLGAGGVGKSCVIDPTSTVLHQSAGQEDMFPIEIDLSHVRRQRERGMKGLGQVLKSFRDREVDFSVYDRTSGTDAYLHGLGPLVVPGQDTSGAARADLGRDLGARPGTHDTVGAPPVLEKTQESAQAAVGMTPGTNAGGAPPITN; via the coding sequence ATGATGCCATTCGCAATCGCAGGTGTTCAGATGTATGTGAACGCTCTGCAATCCAATGTCGACGGCATGATCCACCGACTGGACCTGCTGATGTCGCGCTTTCCTTGGACGCAGATGGTGCTTTTCTCGGAGCTGGCCCCGTTCGGGCCGCTGACCAAGTTTTCGCTGCCGCTACGCAATGAAACGGTGGACCGTTTTTGCGAGGCTGCGCGCCGCCATAACATCTGGCTGATCCCCGGTTCGATGTTCGAGACCGCTGAGGACGGGCGCATCTACAACACCTCGACCGTGATCAACCCGGCGGGCGAAATCGTGTGCAACTACCGCAAGATATTTCCGTTCCGCCCCTATGAGGGCGGCGTCGAGGCGGGCACCGATTTTTGCGTCTTTGACGTGCCCGATGTGGGCCGGTTCGGCCTGTCGATCTGTTATGACATGTGGTTTCCCGAAACGACGCGCCAGATGACGTCTCAGGGCGTCGAGGTGTTGCTGCACCCGGTTCTGACCGGCACGACCGACCGCGAGGCCGAGCTGTCGATCGCGCGTGCCACGGCGGCGCAGTTCCAGTGCTATGTCATCGACGTCAACGGCCTTGGCGCGGGCGGTGTGGGTAAATCCTGCGTGATCGATCCGACCTCGACCGTGCTGCACCAGTCGGCAGGCCAAGAGGATATGTTTCCGATCGAGATCGACCTCAGCCATGTGCGCCGCCAACGCGAGCGCGGCATGAAGGGGCTGGGCCAGGTCCTCAAGAGTTTTCGCGACCGCGAAGTCGATTTTTCCGTCTATGACCGCACCAGCGGCACCGACGCCTATCTGCACGGGCTGGGTCCGCTGGTCGTTCCGGGCCAGGACACATCCGGCGCTGCACGCGCCGACCTGGGCCGAGATCTGGGCGCACGTCCGGGCACGCATGACACAGTTGGCGCCCCGCCCGTTCTAGAGAAAACACAAGAAAGCGCCCAAGCGGCGGTCGGCATGACGCCGGGTACCAACGCCGGAGGCGCGCCGCCGATCACCAATTAA